A region of Lycium barbarum isolate Lr01 chromosome 1, ASM1917538v2, whole genome shotgun sequence DNA encodes the following proteins:
- the LOC132610275 gene encoding putative receptor-like protein kinase At3g47110, whose protein sequence is MKRNFFHRLIPSTFSSLRSLEVLDLSHNKLLGMVPKYLEGFALKPLNLSFNDFEGALPERYIFENVSVISLVGNPRICGGVPDLKLPNCNFSHSKKLNLKLMISVIFGILGILKVTNGFSASNLIGVGSHGYVYKGIFEMDGKHVAIKVLNLLQHGAIKSFIAECVALRIVRRQNLVKPLTACSGVDYGGNEFKPLVYEFMANSSLEDWLHPDNSRANVQPRRLGFFQLLNIAIDVASAIDYLHNDCQISIVHCDLKPNNILLNNELVAHVGDSGLSRFLHLTDETTCRIHTSSTTFKGSIGYIAPEYGMGSDPTMHGDVYSFGIVLLEMLIGKRPTNDMFGGDLSLHDFVRNHMADGSLEIVNPVLDLEEEEINRESSRILRFMRRQKMVQGLISLFQIGVACSELELLAQCMIQVK, encoded by the exons ATGAAAAGAAATTTCTTTCACAGGCTTATTCCTTCCACTTTCAGTTCACTAAGGAGTCTTGAAGTTTTAGATCTTTCTCATAATAAGTTGTTAGGTATGGTTCCAAAGTACTTGGAAGGCTTTGCCTTGAAACCCTTAAACTTGTCGTTTAATGATTTTGAAGGTGCCCTTCCAGAAAGATACATCTTTGAGAATGTGAGTGTAATTTCTTTGGTTGGAAATCCTAGAATCTGTGGTGGTGTACCTGACTTGAAACTTCCCAATTGCAACTTCAGTCATTCAAAGAAGCTAAACTTAAAGCTTATGATCTCAGTGATATTTGGAATTTTGGG TATTCTAAAAGTTACCAATGGATTTTCTGCGAGCAACTTAATTGGTGTTGGGAGTCATGGATATGTTTATAAGGGAATTTTCGAAATGGATGGTAAACATGTTGCTATAAAAGTATTGAATCTTTTACAACATGGAGCTATCAAAAGTTtcatagcagaatgtgtggccctGAGAATTGTTAGACGCCAAAATTTAGTTAAGCCACTCACTGCATGTTCTGGTGTTGATTATGGTGGCAACGAATTCAAGCCTTTGGTTTACGAGTTTATGGCCAACAGTAGTTTGGAGGATTGGTTGCATCCAGATAATTCAAGAGCAAATGTTCAGCCAAGAAGGTTGGGGTTCTTTCAACTACTCAATATTGCTATTGACGTTGCTAGTGCAATCGATTATCTTCATAATGATTGTCAAATATCAATAGTTCATTGTGATCTCAAACCTAACAATATTCTCCTCAACAATGAATTAGTTGCCCATGTTGGGGATTCTGGATTGTCAAGATTCCTACATCTTACTGATGAAACCACCTGTAGAATTCATACAAGTTCTACAACTTTTAAAGGATCTATCGGCTACATAGCTCCAG AGTATGGGATGGGTAGCGATCCAACAATGCATGGTGATGTGTATAGTTTTGGTATTGTCTTACTTGAAATGTTAATCGGGAAAAGGCCAACAAATGACATGTTCGGTGGTGATTTAAGCCTTCATGATTTTGTTAGGAATCACATGGCTGATGGATCACTTGAAATAGTAAATCCAGTCCTTGATTTGGAAGAGGAAGAGATAAATAGAGAGAGCTCTCGAATTCTAAGATTCATGAGAAGGCAAAAAATGGTACAGGGTTTAATCTCCTTGTTTCAAATTGGAGTTGCTTGCTCGGAATTGGAGTTGCTTGCTCAATGTATGATTCAGGTAAAATAA